The Leifsonia poae region ACGGCGACGACTCTGTGACCGTGCCGCTTGCGGCCGAGGGCGCGGTGACGCTGAAGAAGACGGGCGAGATCACCCAGCTGGTCGGGAAGCTCCCTGTGCCCGGCGACATCATCACCTACTCGTTCGAGGTGAAGAACACCGGGAACGTCACGGCCACCGCTGTGCAGATCGCCGACCCGCTTGCGGGTCTGAGCGCAGTCACCGTCGTCGGCTGGCCAGGCCTCCCGGGGGTGCTTGCGCCGGGGCAGTCGGTCACCGGGACGGCGACGTATGCGGTGACGCAGGCGGACATCGACACCGGCAAGGTCGACAACACGGCCACGGTCACGGCGCAACCCGTCCGCGGCAGCGCGCTGAGCGTCGACAGCTCCGCGACGGTGACGCTGCCCGGGGAGGATGGACTCGTCCTCGTCAAAAGGGCGCAGCTGGTCGACCCCAACAAGGACGGGGTCGCGCAGCCCGGCGAGACGATCAAGTACACATTCACGATCACGAACACCGGTACCCGGACGATCGCCAAGGTCGACGTGGCCGACAAGATGGTCGCGATCACGGATGGGGGCGTCAGCCTCGCACCCGGTGAGACCGTGACGCTTCATGCAGTCGACTACCGCACGACGGTCGCCGACGGGGCCCGCGGAAAGATCGTGAACACCGCGTCGGCGACCGGCGTCAATAGCGCCGGCGACCCGGTGACTTCGTCGGACTCGACGGCGACCGTGAAGGCCGACCCGCCGGCGTCCAAGGCCGACCCCTCGTCCGGCCTCGCGAGCACCGGCAGCAGCGTCCCCGTCGTTCCGATCGTCATCGGCGCGTCCCTGCTCGTGCTCGGGCTGCTGTCGGCTCTCGTCGCGTTCCTCCTCCGCAGGCGACGGGCCATCCGCTAGCCGCGCGGGTGACCTCGCCGAACCGACCCGCGACGGGCGGTGACCTCACAATGCGGTCACCGCCCGTGGTCCGTTCAGGTGGAGAAGGTATACTCGCGCTGTGTTCTCCTCATCCTCCGTCCCCGTTGCCCCTGCCGGGCGTTCGGAGGTCGTCGGCGTCGTCAACGCCGGCCTGAGATAGCGTCACCGCTCTCGACATCCGGCTCACCCCGCAGGGGAGAGCCGGGCGGCATCCGCCGCGACGATTCTTTGCGTCCGGGCAGCGCCCGTCGACGCCTGTGCGGCCTTCCGGCCGACCGAGAGGTGACCCATCCCATGATTTCCCTGACCGAACCCCTGATCCGTTCCTCCTTCGTCAACGCCTCCCGCAAGGAGGTCTCCGACATGTCGCTCCCGCTCGATTTCGCCGAGGTCGACTGGACTGCACACGACTACTTCGGGTGGCGCGACCGCAAGATCGCGCGACGCGGCTACGTCGTCGTCGAGCTCGACGACGCACCCGTCGGCATCCTGCTGCGCCAGGCGGAGGCGAAGTCACTGGCGCGCCCGCAGTGCTCCTGGTGTCAGGATGTGAACCTCAGCAACGAGGTGGTGTTCTACAGTGCACGGCGTGCCGGCCCGGCCGGCCGCAACGGCGACACCGTCGGTACGCTCGTCTGCGCGCAGTTCGGATGCTCCGCGAACGCACGGAAGCGTCCTCCGGTGGCCTACATCGGCTTCGATGTCGATGCGGCCCGTGCCGAGCGGATGGCCGTGCTGCGCGAGCGCGCCCGGAGTTTCGCTCGCTCGGTGCTGCACGGCACCGGGGCGTGACGCCCGGCCCGGACCGGCGTCCGGCCGCACCGGCACGCTAGGCTCTCTGACATCGAGAAGGGGCCCGAGTGAACGCTGCGGCCAGACGACCGGTCCGGGTCACATTCATCGCGGTCCTGACCTGGATCCAGGCGCTGTTCGACCTCATCGGCGGCATCGCGCTGCTGGTGCTCCAGAACGAGCCGGAGCTGCGCCTCCAGCTGGGCGGGCAGACCGGAGTGATCGTGACCGGGATCGTCCTCATCGCGCTGGGGCTCATCACGTTCGCGATCGCGCGCGGGCTGCTCCGCGGAAGTCGTACAGCCCGCGCGATCGTCACGATCGTGCAATTGCTGGCCATCGCTTCCTCGATGTACGCCGCCGCGCTGCTGCCGTCGCAGCTGCTCAGCGCTGTGATCAGCTCCGTGATCTCGCTGATCGTGATCGTCATGCTGTGGTCCGGCCGGGCGGGCGAGTTCTTCCGCGACTGATGCCGTCGGTCACTGGTCCGTTCGGCGCTGCTGCTCGGCCAGAGCGTCGAGCAGGGGACGCTGACCTTTCGTGAGCTTCGATCGCGCCTGATCGAGCGGGAACCACCGGGCGTCGTCGATCTCCGGGAAGTCCTGCACCGCGCCGGAATGCGGAGGCCATTCCAGCGAGAACGTGTTGCTCCGCACGTCCGGCGGGTCGAACGCCGCTTCAGCGGCGAACACCGTGAGGGATTTACCCGACGAGAGCCTGAACTCCCCGAGAAGACGGTAGTCGGCCTCCGGTGCGGGAGTGCCGACCTCCTCGCCGAACTCGCGTCGCGCGGCGGCGAACTCGTCTTCCGTGTCTTCTATGAGACCTTTCGGAATCGACCAGGCGCCATCATCCTTACGCTCCCAGAACGGGCCACCCATGTGGGCGATCCACACCTCCAGGGCCGGGGTGCGTCGGTACAGCAGAAGGCCAGCGCTTCTCACCGCGGGCATCGGACGCAACGCTCGTCCCAGATCATGGCTTCACCCTAGGCCGGCAGCGACTGCTGTGGCCGAAAGACGCCGTAACCGCGGTCGGACCGTGTCACCGACGCGACTAACGTGGGAAGGGTGAACTCCGGCGATGCGTGGGTCGAGGGCCCGAACGGCGAACGATTCTGGGGCAGGTTCGGCGCGGCCGGGCTCCTGGTGCACGACCGCCTACGCGGCATCCTGCTGCAGCATCGCGCGGATTGGAGCCATTTCGGGGGCACCTGGGGGCTTCCCGGTGGTGCACGGCACGAGGGCGAGTCCGCTGTGGACGGGGCTCTGCGCGAAGCCAATGAAGAAGCAGCCGTGCCCGCCGACGCGGTGGAGGTGCTTTTCACCAGTGTCCTCGACCTCGGATTCTGGTCGTACACGACGGTGGTCGTGGAGGCGGTTCGGCCGTTCGCAGAGCGGATGGCCGACGTCGAGAGCATCGAGTTGCGCTGGGTGCCCGTCGCCGATGTGACCGCGCTTCCCCTGCATCCTGGTTTCGCCGATTCCTGGCCCGAACTCCGGGCCCGGCTGGTCGCATTGGCCGAATAGGGACGGGCAGCGCGCGGGGATGTCGTCCGCTTGACCGAGAATGGAAGCGTGCACATCGTTCTCGACCGTTCCGGAGCGACGGTCGGCGCGATCCGCTTGGACGACGCGGGAGCGGTCATCGACGAGCGCACCATCCCGGCCGACGATCTGGTCGACTTCGTGCGCACCGCCGAGGCGGAGTCGCCCCGCTGGGTCTGGAACGACACGCGAGCCTGGTACCCGCGGCTACTCGCTGCCGGTGTGCGGGTGTCGCGGTGCGTCGACCTGCAGCTGAGCCATCGCATCGTGCGGATGTCGACGCTCACGGCCGAATCGGATCTGGCTCGGGCCCTCCCCGGCCCCTGGGACACCGCTCCCGAACTCGACGAGGAGCCCGAGCGCCGGCACACCGCACTATTCGAGTTCGAGGTCGACGGTGCGGAGGCGCACGCGTCCCCGCTCGACGAGTTCCGCGCCCAGAGCAACGCTGTCGCGGCGTGTGCGGAGCCCGGCCGCATCCGGTTGCTGCTCGCGGCGGAATCGGCCGGCGCGCTCATCGCGTCGGAGATGCGGTTCGCGGGACTCCCGTACAGCGTTGCACGTCATGACGCCCTCCTGACCGGTCTTCTCGGTCCCCGACCGCTCGCCGGTGCTCGACCAGCAGCGCTGGAGCAACTTCTCCTGGAGATCCGGGACGCCCTGGAGAGCCCGACCCTCAACCCGGACAGCCCTCCCGAGCTCCTCCGCGCCCTCCAACGAGTGGGACTGATGGCCACCTCCACCCGCTCGTGGGAGCTGCGTGAGCTCGAGCACACCGTGATCGAGCCGCTTCTGCAATACAAGAAGCTCTCCCGACTGCTCACGGCGAACGGCTGGGCCTGGCTCGACGCCTGGATCGTCGACGGACGATTCCGCCCCGACTACGTCCCCGGCGGCGTGGTCACCGGGCGCTGGGCGACCCGCGGCGGCGGCGCGCTGCAGCTTCCGCGGCACGTGCGGGGAGCGGTCGTCGCCGACCCGGGCTGGAAGCTGGTCGTGGCGGATGCGGCACAGTTGGAGCCGCGCATCCTCACCGGGCTGTCCGGCGACACCGCCATGGCCGAGGCCGGGCGCGGAAAGGACCTGTACGAGGGCATCGTGGCCTCGGGAGCGGTCGACGAGCGGGCACACGCCAAGGTGGCGATGCTGGGGGCCATGTACGGCGCGACCACGGGGGAGAGCGGCCGGCTGCTGCCCCGGCTGACGCGCGCCTTCCCGCGCGCCGTGCGTCTTGTCGAGGAGGCGGCCCGAGCCGGGGAGCGGGGTGAGATCGTCACCTCGCGTCTCGGCCGCAGTTCGCCGAAACCCGGGCCGTCGTGGCTGGCGGCCCAGTCGGTGGCGTCGGGCGCGGAATCGACCGATGCCGACGAGCGTCGTGCGCGCAGCCAGGCACGCGATTGGGGCCGGTTCACCCGCAACTTCGTCGTGCAGGCGAGTGCAGCGGAGTGGGCACTGTGCTGGATGGCGGGGCTGCGGAACAGACTCACCGAGCTCGCGCCTTCCGCCCGCATCGGGGAGGGGCCGCACCTGGTCTACTTCCTGCACGACGAGGTCATCGTGCACGCTCCGGCCTCGCTCGCCGAGCGCACCGCAGAAGCCGTCGTCGACTCGGCGGCCGAGGCCGGTCGGCTGCTCTTCGGCGGGTTCCCCGTGGAGTTTCCGGTGACGGCCGCCGTCGTCGACGACTACGCCCAGGCGAAATGACCCGGCACGGCATAAACCTGTGTCGGTGTTGGTTGTCTTGCACGAACTGACCGAGGATGGAGACCATGACCGACACCGCCCCCGCCCCCACCGATCCCCGCGAGATTCTGGCGAGATACCGCCAGCGCCGCGAACAGGCCGTCACCGCACCGAAAGGCAACTTGGCGCTTGTGAACACGCAGTGGATCACGGGCGACCCGGCAGCGCCGGCGCAGCAGATCTGGGGTGTTCCGGGCCTGTGGTCGCCGCTCCCGGCCGGTCAGTCCGGACTGAAGGTGACGGCTGCCGCGGCAGACGGGATCGTGGTCGACGGGCAGCCCGTCGACGGCGAGGCGATCGTGCGAGGCAAAGACGACCCGGAACCGAGC contains the following coding sequences:
- a CDS encoding bifunctional 3'-5' exonuclease/DNA polymerase; this encodes MHIVLDRSGATVGAIRLDDAGAVIDERTIPADDLVDFVRTAEAESPRWVWNDTRAWYPRLLAAGVRVSRCVDLQLSHRIVRMSTLTAESDLARALPGPWDTAPELDEEPERRHTALFEFEVDGAEAHASPLDEFRAQSNAVAACAEPGRIRLLLAAESAGALIASEMRFAGLPYSVARHDALLTGLLGPRPLAGARPAALEQLLLEIRDALESPTLNPDSPPELLRALQRVGLMATSTRSWELRELEHTVIEPLLQYKKLSRLLTANGWAWLDAWIVDGRFRPDYVPGGVVTGRWATRGGGALQLPRHVRGAVVADPGWKLVVADAAQLEPRILTGLSGDTAMAEAGRGKDLYEGIVASGAVDERAHAKVAMLGAMYGATTGESGRLLPRLTRAFPRAVRLVEEAARAGERGEIVTSRLGRSSPKPGPSWLAAQSVASGAESTDADERRARSQARDWGRFTRNFVVQASAAEWALCWMAGLRNRLTELAPSARIGEGPHLVYFLHDEVIVHAPASLAERTAEAVVDSAAEAGRLLFGGFPVEFPVTAAVVDDYAQAK
- a CDS encoding FBP domain-containing protein encodes the protein MISLTEPLIRSSFVNASRKEVSDMSLPLDFAEVDWTAHDYFGWRDRKIARRGYVVVELDDAPVGILLRQAEAKSLARPQCSWCQDVNLSNEVVFYSARRAGPAGRNGDTVGTLVCAQFGCSANARKRPPVAYIGFDVDAARAERMAVLRERARSFARSVLHGTGA
- a CDS encoding NUDIX domain-containing protein; the encoded protein is MNSGDAWVEGPNGERFWGRFGAAGLLVHDRLRGILLQHRADWSHFGGTWGLPGGARHEGESAVDGALREANEEAAVPADAVEVLFTSVLDLGFWSYTTVVVEAVRPFAERMADVESIELRWVPVADVTALPLHPGFADSWPELRARLVALAE
- a CDS encoding DUF7144 family membrane protein; the encoded protein is MNAAARRPVRVTFIAVLTWIQALFDLIGGIALLVLQNEPELRLQLGGQTGVIVTGIVLIALGLITFAIARGLLRGSRTARAIVTIVQLLAIASSMYAAALLPSQLLSAVISSVISLIVIVMLWSGRAGEFFRD
- a CDS encoding NUDIX domain-containing protein is translated as MPAVRSAGLLLYRRTPALEVWIAHMGGPFWERKDDGAWSIPKGLIEDTEDEFAAARREFGEEVGTPAPEADYRLLGEFRLSSGKSLTVFAAEAAFDPPDVRSNTFSLEWPPHSGAVQDFPEIDDARWFPLDQARSKLTKGQRPLLDALAEQQRRTDQ